CGACTACAtgcaaaacatcatcttcgagagTGGTGCGCCGACCGCCGGCGGAGCCTCCGGGGCTGGCTACGATCCCGGcaagacacaaagccaggacggccgaGGGCCATTCACGCTGTCCACCTTTGATCAAGATCAGGTGGCCTTCATGCATGATCAGGTCGGCctggacctggacggcttcccactCGACCACGAGTTTCCGAAGGACTAGgggcaagaggaagaggacgagtgagACATCGAaggggagcctttgttcgaggacgagctcgccaaccaagccgccggggtgaagccgaagcg
This DNA window, taken from Triticum aestivum cultivar Chinese Spring chromosome 1D, IWGSC CS RefSeq v2.1, whole genome shotgun sequence, encodes the following:
- the LOC123157314 gene encoding LOW QUALITY PROTEIN: uncharacterized protein (The sequence of the model RefSeq protein was modified relative to this genomic sequence to represent the inferred CDS: substituted 2 bases at 2 genomic stop codons) — protein: MPGFHVYPQASRLSGECSPEVSVVAPFTPAPVPIDLNATPVAGGSSSGGARKRARHMPADVLPGARNLFDGMPASGDDDYMQNIIFESGAPTAGGASGAGYDPGKTQSQDGRGPFTLSTFDQDQVAFMHDQVGLDLDGFPLDHEFPKDXGQEEEDEXDIEGEPLFEDELANQAAGVKPKRKSKRTKAYTAPEDKLLCGCWRDIG